The genomic region GAGGTAATAAATCTGGGGGCGCTGGATGCGGCGGGCGTAGGTGATGCCCAGCGTTTGGCCTTCCTTCTTGAGGTTGCGGGTAGCGCTCAGGGTAGGTAGCACGTTCAGATAGTCATTCCGAAACCGGCCGTTTTCACCCGAAAATTCACCCTTGATATCCGTGTACTCAGCCCGTGTGCCCAGCGTGAAGCTGTACTTCTTTCCGAGTGCAAAACCCAGGCTGCCATACGCCGCCAGCACGTTTTGACGGTAATCGAAGGCATTGGAGCGGAGGTCATTACGTATAAAGTCGGCTTGCTGACCTGTTCGAAGCGTGTCTAAGTCATAGTCGCTACTTACTTGGCGCAGAATGGCCTTGGCACCCGTTTCCAGCGTAGTCTTGCCCTTGAAGGGGTGTATGTAATCAGTCTGAATAGTGTTTTCGCGGTTGAAGGCCAAGTTTTCACTCCGTTCTTGGTATTCTAACCGCTCGCTTTCTTCCGTCGTCCAGAAGGGCTGAAATTGGTCCAGTGTATAGTTCTGGCGCGAGCGGCTCACGGAGTGCTGACCAAGCACGCTCCACTCGCGGCGGGGCTGATCCTTGAAAGTACGCGTGTAGCCGGCACTTACGTCGTAGTTGCGCGAGGGCGTGCGCTGCCGGATGTCACGGGTGTAGAGCGTATTCAGGCTGTTGTATTGCTCTAACTGAGGAAACACCCGGTACTCATTGAACAGATCCTGGTCGTTGACGGAGTGGTAGGCATTGCCGGTGAAATCCAGCGTGAAGCCGCTTTGCTCGGTCGGGTCGAAGGTGAGGCCTACCTTGCCAAAACCTCCACCGCCGCGCGACTTATTTTCCGTGTTCTGCGTGAGTTGGCCGGTAGCTCCGTCCAGGTAATCGGTGCGGGAGCTGTTACTACGACCGGGGTATTGGTTGTAGAAGCCGCTGAGGCTGCTGGTAAAGCCCACTTTACCGCGGCGGGCGTTCAGGGCACCATTTAGGTTCTGGTTGCGGTTGCCTACCCCAGCGCCTACCCGCCCATTCACGCCCTGCAACGAGTTCTTCTTCAATACAATATTCACTACCCCGCCCGTGCCCTCGGCATCGTACCGGGCCGATGGGGTAGTCAATACTTCCACGGCCTTGATCTGGTCGGCTGGAATCTGCTTGAGCGCCTCTGCCAAGTTACCGGCTAAGATGGCCGAAGGCTTATTGTTGATGAGTACGCGCAGGTTGCTAGAGCCGCGCAGCTGCACGTTGCCGTCGGCGTCCACGTTCAGCAAGGGTGTTTTGCGCAGTACGTCGGAGGCCGTGCCGCCGGTGTTGGTAGCATCGGCCTCGGCGTTGTATACGATGCGGTCGGGGCGGGCCTCTACTAAGGGCTTTTCGCCTACCACCGTTACCTCACTCAGCTTCTGCGTGGTAGCCGCCAGCGTCAGTTGGCCCAGGTTTTTGGGCGTAGCCCCTAGCGTTACAGTTTCGGTGCGGCTGGTGTAGCCCACAAAGCTGACCACTAAGCGGTAGGCGCCGGCTGGGGCTGTCAGCACAAAGCTGCCCTTCTCGTCGCAGGCCGCGCCAGCCACGGGCTTGTCGCCGGTGGGGGGTAGGAGGGCCACCGTGGCAAAAGGTACGGGTTGCTTGGTAGCCTCGTCTAGCACGGTGCCCGTGAGGCGGGTGGTAGTGCTCTGGGCCGTGGGCGTGGGCGCTGACTGAGCCTGTACTGTATGGCCGTAGCTAAGCGTGCCGGCAAGCAGCAGGTAGGTAAAGTAATACTTCATACAACTATAGAAAGGAAGGCGATAAATGGCACAGATAAGGCGCAATCGGGGCAAGGATTCGAGAAGGGTAGGCAAGGTTGCATCGGCTTGCTAACGCCAAACATATATTAATTCTGATATAGGGTAAGTTAAATTTCTATAAACTCA from Hymenobacter aerilatus harbors:
- a CDS encoding outer membrane beta-barrel family protein, with product MKYYFTYLLLAGTLSYGHTVQAQSAPTPTAQSTTTRLTGTVLDEATKQPVPFATVALLPPTGDKPVAGAACDEKGSFVLTAPAGAYRLVVSFVGYTSRTETVTLGATPKNLGQLTLAATTQKLSEVTVVGEKPLVEARPDRIVYNAEADATNTGGTASDVLRKTPLLNVDADGNVQLRGSSNLRVLINNKPSAILAGNLAEALKQIPADQIKAVEVLTTPSARYDAEGTGGVVNIVLKKNSLQGVNGRVGAGVGNRNQNLNGALNARRGKVGFTSSLSGFYNQYPGRSNSSRTDYLDGATGQLTQNTENKSRGGGGFGKVGLTFDPTEQSGFTLDFTGNAYHSVNDQDLFNEYRVFPQLEQYNSLNTLYTRDIRQRTPSRNYDVSAGYTRTFKDQPRREWSVLGQHSVSRSRQNYTLDQFQPFWTTEESERLEYQERSENLAFNRENTIQTDYIHPFKGKTTLETGAKAILRQVSSDYDLDTLRTGQQADFIRNDLRSNAFDYRQNVLAAYGSLGFALGKKYSFTLGTRAEYTDIKGEFSGENGRFRNDYLNVLPTLSATRNLKKEGQTLGITYARRIQRPQIYYLNPYVNQTDPRNISYGNPELRPELTQNIDLSYNTYAEKSSLTVSLYGRRTSNSIESVLFYNEEQGRSESTFRNIASSSTIGSNIYTSVRPVKGLQLGGNLDISYIRLNSPALNRTSSRFMYGANVNSSYKFKEKYTAQFYAGYYAGWVQLQSRNSGYYYYSLGLKRTFLNEKADLTLNANTFFQPGINFRNTTTTDRFISRSNFFSYQRNVRLSFSYRFGKVDNGAPQRRRRSIQNNDSKGGGGGQQGG